Proteins from one Desulfitobacterium chlororespirans DSM 11544 genomic window:
- a CDS encoding ABC transporter permease: MKNYLDLIPIAAKVNKKQSRMTRICIILAVFLVTAIFGMADMEMRSQQIREINEGGNWHVLFSGLDEQTAAMIAARPEVRLSGWYDYLDEKQEYTLAGKSVQAVGLDKEVWESVFPGKITEGVYPAGEKEVALTKNAKGGLGINLGDTILLEHSGSQPIRLSVVGFVEGTSKLLKEDGNALVFATEGFRSSFPQAEGAKHYIVQLSHYCNMQKVIADITKHYQLAEQQVLQNGNLLGVLGQSNNSYLLGLYGIAGILFSVVLLAGVLMIAGSLNSNVMQRTEFFGLLRCLGATPKQVMRFVRREGLQWCKTAIPLGVGLGTVSVWVLCGILKVLSPGYFSELPAWGISGIGILSGIAVGIITVLLAARSPAKKAARVSPLAAVSGNASAVQPIPRAAHTALFPIETALGLHHATASKKNFLLMVGSFSLSIILFLTFSAMVDFMHHAVRPLKPWTPDLSIVSMDNTPSVAGSLQEAFRAQEKVKRVYGRMFAYDVPAKAKEQERVIDLVSYEEQQFAWAQDSLIEGSLEGAVQKQDQVWIVYNPASPLQVGDRLTLSVGGASPEVRVAGVLSISPFTGREGVDTVICSETTFRKLTGARDYTILDLQLSPKATDEDVQEIRSLAGSDVRFSDQRAGNREARGAFYSMALFIYGFLAVILLITVFNIINSVAMSVAARMKQYGAMRAIGMSDRQLIRMVKAEAMTYSSVGSGVGCIVGMYLHQLVFEKMITAHWGDPWQLPLSELGLILVIVMITSLLAVRGPAQHIRRMSIVDTISAR; the protein is encoded by the coding sequence ATGAAAAACTATCTGGATCTCATCCCAATTGCCGCGAAGGTGAATAAGAAGCAAAGCAGGATGACCCGAATCTGCATTATTCTGGCCGTTTTTCTGGTCACCGCCATTTTCGGTATGGCCGATATGGAGATGCGCAGCCAGCAAATACGGGAGATAAACGAAGGGGGCAACTGGCATGTGCTGTTCTCCGGCCTTGATGAACAAACCGCCGCCATGATCGCCGCCCGGCCGGAAGTCCGACTTTCCGGGTGGTATGACTATCTCGATGAAAAGCAGGAGTATACCCTGGCCGGGAAGTCCGTCCAGGCGGTCGGTTTGGATAAAGAGGTATGGGAGAGCGTGTTTCCTGGGAAAATCACGGAGGGTGTTTACCCAGCCGGGGAAAAAGAAGTGGCACTGACAAAGAATGCCAAAGGTGGTTTGGGCATCAATCTGGGAGATACAATCCTACTGGAGCATTCAGGTTCTCAACCGATCCGGCTTTCCGTAGTGGGATTTGTTGAAGGGACTTCGAAACTGTTGAAAGAGGACGGGAATGCTCTGGTGTTCGCGACTGAAGGATTCCGCTCATCCTTTCCCCAGGCAGAGGGGGCAAAGCATTATATCGTTCAATTATCGCACTACTGCAATATGCAGAAGGTGATCGCCGATATCACAAAACACTATCAACTTGCGGAGCAACAGGTTCTGCAGAATGGCAATCTGCTGGGGGTACTCGGCCAGAGCAATAACAGTTATTTGCTGGGGCTTTATGGCATCGCCGGGATTTTATTCAGCGTGGTTTTGCTGGCCGGGGTTCTGATGATCGCCGGCAGTTTGAACAGCAATGTTATGCAAAGAACGGAGTTTTTTGGCCTGCTGCGCTGTCTGGGAGCGACCCCCAAGCAAGTGATGAGGTTTGTCCGCCGGGAAGGTCTGCAATGGTGCAAGACCGCTATTCCGCTGGGAGTGGGCCTGGGAACGGTCAGTGTATGGGTGCTTTGCGGAATTCTGAAAGTGTTGAGTCCCGGTTATTTTTCCGAACTGCCTGCTTGGGGAATCAGCGGGATCGGTATTCTGTCCGGGATTGCCGTAGGTATTATTACGGTACTCTTAGCCGCCCGCTCACCGGCTAAAAAGGCGGCCCGGGTTTCCCCTCTGGCCGCGGTTTCGGGAAATGCCAGTGCTGTTCAGCCTATCCCCAGGGCAGCCCATACCGCTCTTTTCCCCATCGAAACCGCCCTTGGTCTTCATCATGCCACAGCCAGCAAAAAGAATTTCCTGCTGATGGTGGGCTCCTTCTCCCTCAGCATTATCCTTTTTCTGACCTTTTCAGCCATGGTTGACTTTATGCATCATGCGGTCAGGCCTCTAAAACCCTGGACGCCGGATCTTTCCATCGTCAGCATGGATAATACCCCCTCGGTAGCGGGCAGCCTTCAGGAAGCGTTCCGTGCTCAGGAGAAGGTCAAGCGGGTCTACGGTCGCATGTTCGCCTATGATGTTCCGGCCAAGGCCAAAGAACAGGAGAGGGTTATCGATCTGGTGTCTTATGAAGAGCAGCAGTTTGCCTGGGCGCAGGACAGCCTGATCGAGGGTTCTCTGGAGGGAGCGGTGCAAAAGCAGGATCAGGTATGGATCGTTTACAACCCGGCAAGTCCGTTGCAGGTGGGGGACAGGCTTACCCTCAGTGTTGGCGGGGCCTCCCCGGAGGTGAGGGTAGCCGGGGTCCTCTCCATCAGTCCTTTTACCGGCAGGGAGGGAGTGGATACGGTAATTTGCTCTGAAACAACATTTCGCAAACTGACCGGTGCAAGGGACTACACGATTCTTGATCTTCAGCTTTCTCCCAAGGCAACCGATGAAGATGTTCAGGAGATTCGTTCCCTAGCCGGCTCCGATGTCCGCTTTTCTGATCAGCGGGCTGGCAATCGTGAAGCCCGGGGAGCCTTTTACTCCATGGCTTTGTTTATCTATGGCTTTTTGGCGGTGATCCTGCTGATTACTGTCTTCAACATCATCAACAGTGTGGCTATGAGTGTGGCGGCCCGTATGAAACAGTATGGAGCGATGCGGGCCATCGGTATGAGTGACCGTCAGCTGATCAGGATGGTTAAGGCTGAAGCCATGACTTATTCCTCAGTGGGAAGCGGCGTCGGCTGTATTGTGGGGATGTACCTGCATCAACTGGTGTTCGAGAAAATGATCACGGCACATTGGGGCGATCCGTGGCAGCTTCCCTTGAGCGAGCTTGGTCTGATCCTGGTCATTGTTATGATCACATCTCTTCTGGCCGTACGTGGTCCGGCCCAACACATTCGCAGGATGTCGATTGTGGATACCATCAGCGCCCGGTAA
- a CDS encoding ABC transporter ATP-binding protein, with product MEILKVEKLCKTYGTKEAQVKALNDVSFTMDKGELAAVVGESGSGKSTLLNCIGGLDTPTSGRILLEGRELFRMQEEERTIFRRRNIGFIFQSFQLIPELTVEQNIIFPLLLDYQKPDPYAVKEILQVLGLSERRSHLPSQLSGGQQQRTAIGRALITRPLLILADEPTGNLDSKNSRDVMDLLIKASRHYQQTILMITHNMNLTSGVDRVLRVTDGMLADLGGLRE from the coding sequence ATGGAAATTCTTAAGGTAGAAAAACTTTGCAAAACATATGGAACCAAAGAAGCTCAGGTCAAAGCCTTAAACGATGTTTCCTTTACTATGGATAAAGGGGAATTGGCGGCGGTGGTGGGTGAATCAGGCTCCGGCAAAAGCACGCTGCTCAACTGCATCGGCGGTTTGGACACCCCCACCTCCGGCAGAATCCTGCTGGAGGGCCGGGAGCTCTTCCGGATGCAGGAAGAAGAGCGGACCATTTTCCGGCGCCGCAATATCGGCTTTATTTTTCAGTCCTTTCAGCTGATACCGGAATTGACGGTGGAACAAAATATTATTTTTCCTCTTCTGCTGGACTATCAAAAGCCTGACCCCTATGCGGTCAAGGAGATTTTGCAGGTCCTGGGGTTGTCGGAACGCCGCAGCCATCTGCCCAGTCAGCTTTCCGGGGGGCAGCAGCAGCGGACTGCCATCGGCCGCGCTCTGATTACCAGGCCCCTGCTGATCCTGGCTGATGAGCCTACGGGAAATCTGGACAGCAAAAACAGCCGGGATGTGATGGACTTGCTGATCAAAGCTTCCCGGCACTATCAGCAGACCATCCTGATGATTACCCACAATATGAATCTGACCTCCGGGGTGGATCGGGTCCTGAGGGTAACGGACGGTATGCTTGCCGATCTGGGAGGGCTCAGGGAATGA
- a CDS encoding sensor histidine kinase — protein MSFWREKQSRHFCYSLILLALLWHGWSWLFGIVQTQTAQEMLLSRDSAVAGALLKQGVPPEVIASAMAAPQDDGQGKNLLRQLGYTEQTAFYDLPALSGFTAATFQWVFLGAFVFMILLLALGWFFLIRRERLYRQALKVIGGFGEGDFTAHLPRSAEGTLSQLFAAVENLASALQAKGETEHKTRDFLKNTISDISHQLKTPLAALTVYNEIILAEPDNPALITEFSRKTTAALQRMEQLIQALLKITRLDAGSITFAKTPQRIAEMAAQAIGELRVRAAREGKSIIISGELEEELNCDGQWTREAVGNIVKNALDHTTSGGHIRISWERSPAMVRISIADDGKGIAPEDIHHIFKRFYRSRHSQNIPGVGLGLALAQAIIEGQGGMLSVQSAPNAGATFTLSFLTEL, from the coding sequence ATGAGTTTTTGGCGAGAAAAGCAGTCCCGTCATTTCTGTTATAGCTTGATCTTGCTTGCCCTTCTTTGGCATGGCTGGAGCTGGTTATTCGGTATAGTGCAGACCCAGACTGCCCAGGAAATGCTGTTGTCCCGCGACAGCGCTGTGGCCGGTGCTCTTTTAAAGCAAGGTGTACCACCGGAGGTGATCGCTTCTGCCATGGCAGCTCCTCAGGATGATGGACAAGGGAAAAACCTGCTCAGGCAGCTGGGCTATACAGAACAAACTGCCTTCTATGATCTGCCGGCCCTCTCCGGATTTACAGCAGCTACCTTTCAGTGGGTATTTTTAGGCGCTTTTGTTTTCATGATCCTTCTCCTGGCCTTAGGCTGGTTTTTTCTGATAAGGAGAGAACGGCTGTATCGTCAGGCCCTGAAGGTCATCGGCGGCTTTGGGGAAGGTGACTTCACAGCTCATTTGCCCCGTTCCGCTGAAGGAACCCTGTCTCAGCTCTTCGCTGCTGTGGAGAACCTGGCCTCGGCATTGCAGGCCAAAGGAGAAACTGAACATAAGACCAGGGATTTTTTGAAAAACACCATCTCGGATATTTCTCATCAACTAAAAACGCCTCTGGCCGCCCTTACGGTGTATAACGAAATTATTTTGGCAGAGCCGGATAATCCGGCTCTAATCACTGAATTTTCCCGGAAGACCACAGCGGCTCTCCAGCGTATGGAGCAATTGATCCAAGCCCTTCTGAAAATCACCCGCCTTGATGCCGGAAGCATTACCTTTGCCAAAACACCCCAGCGGATAGCTGAGATGGCCGCGCAAGCCATTGGGGAGTTAAGGGTACGGGCCGCAAGGGAAGGGAAAAGCATCATCATCAGCGGCGAGCTGGAGGAAGAGCTTAACTGTGATGGGCAATGGACCAGGGAGGCTGTGGGAAACATCGTCAAGAACGCTTTGGATCACACCACTTCCGGCGGTCACATTCGCATTTCCTGGGAACGCTCGCCGGCAATGGTGCGAATTTCTATTGCCGATGATGGGAAGGGGATTGCTCCGGAGGATATTCATCATATTTTCAAGCGGTTTTACCGGAGCAGGCATTCCCAGAATATCCCAGGAGTCGGTCTGGGCCTGGCCTTAGCTCAAGCCATTATTGAAGGTCAGGGAGGAATGCTCTCCGTCCAAAGTGCGCCGAACGCGGGTGCAACCTTTACCCTATCTTTTCTTACAGAATTGTAA
- a CDS encoding response regulator transcription factor, with protein sequence MEPRILLLEDDLSLIDGLEYAMKKHGFQLEIARTVKEAREWIAKEHYDLLLLDVTLPDGTGFSVCEQVRKARNQVPIIFLTAADEEVNVIRGLDSGGDDYITKPFKLGELCSRLRALLRRAGVAQPSRSSLLACGDIAIDLLASRALLKGRALELTHAEYRLLCLLVRNAGRVVTRRVILDELWDGTGDFVDDNTLSVYIRRLREKVEADPSHPEHLITVRGFGYQWKEVPA encoded by the coding sequence ATGGAACCTAGGATTTTACTTTTGGAAGACGATCTAAGCCTGATTGATGGTTTGGAGTATGCCATGAAAAAGCATGGATTTCAGCTGGAAATCGCCCGTACAGTCAAGGAGGCCAGGGAATGGATAGCCAAAGAGCACTATGATTTATTGCTGCTTGATGTTACCTTGCCGGATGGAACGGGTTTTTCGGTATGCGAGCAGGTGAGAAAGGCGAGGAATCAGGTTCCGATTATCTTCCTGACTGCCGCTGATGAAGAAGTCAATGTGATCCGCGGCTTGGACAGCGGCGGGGACGATTACATAACCAAGCCCTTTAAGCTGGGTGAACTCTGTTCGCGGCTCCGGGCCCTGCTGCGCCGTGCCGGAGTTGCCCAGCCATCCCGATCATCCCTGCTTGCTTGCGGTGATATTGCCATTGATCTTCTGGCCAGCCGCGCTCTCCTTAAAGGCCGGGCGCTGGAATTAACCCATGCCGAATACCGGCTTCTTTGTCTATTGGTCCGTAACGCCGGACGGGTGGTCACCCGCAGGGTGATCCTGGATGAGCTGTGGGATGGAACCGGGGACTTTGTGGACGATAATACACTGTCTGTTTATATCCGCCGTCTGCGTGAAAAGGTGGAGGCTGATCCCTCCCATCCTGAACACTTAATAACTGTCCGGGGGTTCGGTTACCAATGGAAAGAGGTGCCGGCATGA
- a CDS encoding methylated-DNA--[protein]-cysteine S-methyltransferase, whose product MIYTCNLSTPLGAITAAAEGEALTGLWFIGQKYYPSPTEAWVTEPEQRVFQTLQTWLDHYFSGREGSVLLPELAPQGTDFQKKVWEILLEIPRGCVTTYGEIAKKLAADKGLSSMSAQAVGGAVGHNPISILIPCHRVVGAKGSLTGYAGGLEKKQALLSLEQADLNCRKMRPG is encoded by the coding sequence ATGATTTATACCTGCAACCTCAGTACTCCTCTGGGAGCCATCACAGCGGCTGCTGAAGGAGAGGCGCTTACCGGACTTTGGTTTATCGGGCAAAAATACTACCCGTCTCCAACAGAAGCATGGGTCACTGAGCCGGAGCAGAGGGTTTTTCAGACTCTGCAGACCTGGCTGGACCATTATTTTTCCGGAAGGGAAGGTTCTGTCCTACTTCCTGAGCTTGCGCCCCAAGGGACGGATTTTCAAAAAAAGGTTTGGGAAATTCTTCTGGAAATTCCTCGTGGCTGTGTTACCACCTATGGTGAAATAGCTAAAAAGCTGGCTGCCGACAAGGGGCTGTCCTCCATGTCCGCTCAGGCTGTAGGAGGGGCGGTGGGGCATAATCCCATCTCGATTCTCATACCTTGCCACAGAGTGGTGGGGGCTAAGGGAAGCCTGACCGGCTATGCGGGAGGGCTGGAAAAGAAGCAAGCATTGCTGAGTCTTGAACAGGCGGACCTTAACTGCAGAAAAATGAGACCAGGATAA
- a CDS encoding bifunctional transcriptional activator/DNA repair enzyme AdaA, with amino-acid sequence MMLSAEEKWQAVLACDVAYDGQFFYGVETTGIFCRPSCKSKNPKRENVVFFDNVAQARAWGLRPCKRCRPDLAEFQPQKELAEKIKGIYDLYFADHSRLREELKKLGVGRNRACQVFYAHYGKIPAEYLNTLRIESAQKLLTHTQDSTLQIALQSGFESLSTFYTHFRRLTGVSPKEYRCSALGKEESG; translated from the coding sequence ATGATGCTCAGTGCAGAAGAAAAGTGGCAAGCTGTCCTTGCCTGCGATGTGGCTTATGATGGACAGTTTTTTTACGGAGTAGAGACCACGGGGATTTTTTGCCGCCCCTCCTGCAAATCGAAAAACCCTAAGCGGGAGAATGTGGTTTTTTTTGACAACGTCGCCCAGGCACGTGCCTGGGGATTGCGGCCATGCAAACGCTGCCGGCCTGATTTGGCGGAATTTCAACCCCAAAAAGAGCTGGCTGAAAAAATTAAAGGGATCTATGATCTTTATTTTGCTGACCACAGCCGTTTGCGGGAAGAGCTGAAAAAACTTGGTGTCGGCCGGAACCGTGCCTGCCAGGTGTTTTATGCGCACTACGGCAAGATTCCGGCGGAGTATCTGAATACACTGCGCATCGAGTCTGCGCAAAAGCTCCTGACCCATACCCAGGACAGCACTCTGCAAATTGCCCTGCAAAGCGGTTTTGAAAGCCTTTCTACCTTTTACACTCACTTTCGCCGGCTGACCGGAGTATCCCCCAAGGAATACCGCTGTTCGGCTCTTGGCAAAGAGGAAAGCGGTTGA
- a CDS encoding SDR family NAD(P)-dependent oxidoreductase → MFNLQGRVAVITGASSGLGTQMAHGLAEQGADVVLLARREERLRKVAEDIESQYGVQAYPFPCDVTQLASVQAAVQAARDRFGKVDILINNAGIGSVAPAETMADAVWEHNLSVDLTGVFRIAREFGKVMLEAGYGRIINISSMYGMVGNSATPASAYHAAKGGVVNLTRALAAEWADRGVTVNCLCPGYFETELTADLLKTEEFKAYMERTVPLKRYGNSGELNSAACFLAADESSYVTGAILPIDGGYTCV, encoded by the coding sequence ATGTTTAATCTACAAGGCCGTGTGGCTGTTATTACCGGAGCGTCCAGCGGATTAGGCACCCAAATGGCTCATGGGCTGGCTGAACAAGGTGCCGATGTGGTGCTGCTGGCCCGCCGGGAGGAGCGGCTACGTAAAGTGGCCGAAGATATTGAAAGCCAATACGGTGTCCAAGCCTATCCCTTCCCTTGTGACGTAACTCAACTGGCCTCTGTTCAGGCCGCCGTTCAAGCTGCCCGGGACCGATTCGGCAAAGTGGATATCCTTATTAATAACGCCGGTATCGGCTCCGTTGCCCCTGCCGAAACAATGGCGGATGCAGTCTGGGAACATAATCTGTCTGTGGATCTGACCGGTGTCTTCCGTATCGCCCGCGAATTTGGCAAAGTCATGCTGGAAGCCGGTTATGGGCGTATTATCAATATTTCTTCCATGTACGGCATGGTGGGAAATTCAGCTACACCCGCTTCTGCCTACCATGCGGCCAAAGGCGGTGTGGTCAACCTCACCCGGGCTTTGGCGGCGGAATGGGCCGACCGTGGTGTCACCGTCAATTGTCTCTGCCCAGGCTATTTTGAAACGGAATTGACCGCCGATCTTCTCAAGACGGAGGAATTCAAAGCTTATATGGAGCGCACTGTGCCCCTTAAACGTTACGGCAATTCCGGTGAATTGAATTCAGCCGCCTGCTTCCTGGCGGCTGATGAATCATCCTATGTAACCGGAGCCATTCTACCCATTGACGGCGGCTACACCTGCGTTTAA